In one Corynebacterium bovis DSM 20582 = CIP 54.80 genomic region, the following are encoded:
- a CDS encoding 50S ribosomal protein L25/general stress protein Ctc: MAHDITVLQAQPRTEFGKGAARRLRRDFRIPAVIYGSFHEPIHVSLNILEFHSILRHQGANAVVEVEVEGEKHLAMIKAVDQNVLTMDVDHADLLSVKRGEKVEVDVPVVTTGEAAPGALVTQDADVVTVEADVLNIPEEIVVSIEGKEIGDQIVASDLQMPGNCTLVSDPETLIVNIVEPQEEELPEDTEEALGEDGEVESAPADPEEPEATEAPESDES; the protein is encoded by the coding sequence GTGGCTCACGACATCACCGTGCTCCAGGCACAGCCTCGCACCGAGTTCGGCAAGGGCGCCGCACGTCGCCTGCGCCGTGACTTCCGCATCCCGGCCGTCATCTACGGATCGTTCCACGAGCCGATCCACGTCAGCCTCAACATCCTCGAGTTCCACAGCATTCTCCGCCACCAGGGCGCGAACGCCGTCGTCGAGGTCGAGGTCGAGGGCGAGAAGCACCTCGCGATGATCAAGGCCGTCGACCAGAACGTCCTCACGATGGACGTCGACCACGCCGACCTCCTCTCCGTGAAGCGCGGCGAGAAGGTCGAGGTCGACGTGCCGGTCGTCACCACCGGTGAGGCCGCCCCGGGCGCGCTCGTCACCCAGGACGCCGACGTCGTCACCGTCGAGGCCGACGTCCTCAACATCCCCGAGGAGATCGTCGTCTCCATCGAGGGCAAGGAGATCGGCGACCAGATCGTCGCCTCCGACCTGCAGATGCCGGGCAACTGCACCCTCGTCTCCGACCCGGAGACGCTCATCGTCAACATCGTCGAGCCGCAGGAGGAGGAGCTCCCGGAGGACACCGAGGAGGCCCTCGGCGAGGACGGCGAGGTCGAGTCCGCCCCGGCCGACCCGGAGGAGCCGGAGGCCACCGAGGCCCCCGAGTCCGACGAGTCCTAG
- a CDS encoding MMPL family transporter encodes MATLLYRIGRTAYTHRWRFIAAWLLIIIAVGIGAATLSKPTTQSFTIPGLESVTTQDELKEKFPEEGNQTEAPTGTVIVQAPEGSTLTDPQVKEKVDGLVSEIRHQEAVTDPQSVVDPVTAAAGMEKQVTAAKQQQGLPPEQIAADLAALTPLSADHRTGSISVTFDAKTSADIPKDQLTAFKDAVEKYNGDGLTVAYSGNAFQAAEPGGTAEIIGIIVAAVVLIITFGSFVAAGLPLLTGVIGIAIGIMGITAATSLTDTINDMTPTLASMIGLAVGIDYALFITSRFRNEIVADIGGNNISPKELSGRIRGMDRSRRAHLAGLAVGKAGSAVVFAGLTVLIALAALSIINVPFLTAMALAAAATVAIAVLIAITLLPAILGLAGTKVFALRAPVVRAPDPEDEKPTTGLRWIRLVRGRPVLFAAASVIVLILLALPALNLRLAMPTDGSMSPGSPNRVAYDITSEAFGPGRNAPMIALVEPSDGADQKQSQATYAAAVRDLQSTEGVENAQITKLSEDGSAAMVLVTPTVGATDEQASEILGRIRDGQDGFHDETGGTYSVTGATPIFEDISHRLSSALLPYVAIVLVLAFLLLMVVFRSIWVPLVAALGFALSVAATFGVTVALWQQGWAGIISDPQPIISFLPIMLIGLVFGLAMDYQVFLVTRMREGYVHGKTAGNAVANGFKHGARVVTSAALIMMSVFAAFMFMDQPFIKVMGFALATAVLFDAFIIRMTVIPAVMFLLGDRAWALPRWLDRILPSVDIEGEKLATGDAATTGSAAGADDTATAHAATSATSGDTDGHTPDAPSGTARPAGGE; translated from the coding sequence ATGGCGACTCTCCTCTACCGCATCGGTAGAACCGCCTACACGCACCGTTGGCGGTTCATCGCCGCCTGGCTGCTCATCATCATCGCGGTCGGCATCGGCGCCGCGACCCTCAGCAAGCCCACCACGCAGAGTTTCACCATCCCCGGGCTCGAGTCCGTCACCACCCAGGACGAGCTCAAGGAGAAGTTCCCCGAGGAGGGCAACCAGACGGAGGCCCCGACCGGCACCGTCATCGTCCAGGCCCCGGAGGGCTCGACGCTCACCGACCCGCAGGTCAAGGAGAAGGTCGACGGCCTCGTCTCCGAGATCCGGCACCAGGAGGCCGTGACGGACCCGCAGTCCGTCGTCGACCCGGTGACCGCCGCCGCGGGGATGGAGAAGCAGGTCACGGCCGCCAAGCAGCAGCAGGGCCTCCCGCCCGAGCAGATCGCCGCCGATCTCGCGGCGCTGACGCCGCTCAGCGCGGACCACCGCACCGGCTCGATCAGCGTCACCTTCGACGCGAAGACCAGCGCGGACATCCCGAAGGACCAGCTCACCGCGTTCAAGGACGCCGTGGAGAAGTACAACGGTGACGGTCTCACCGTCGCCTACTCCGGCAACGCCTTCCAGGCCGCCGAGCCGGGCGGCACCGCCGAGATCATCGGCATCATCGTCGCCGCCGTCGTCCTCATCATCACCTTCGGCTCGTTCGTCGCCGCCGGCCTGCCGCTGCTCACCGGCGTCATCGGCATCGCGATCGGGATCATGGGCATCACCGCCGCGACCTCGCTGACCGACACGATCAACGACATGACCCCGACGCTCGCGTCGATGATCGGCCTCGCCGTCGGCATCGACTACGCGCTGTTCATCACCTCCCGGTTCCGCAACGAGATCGTGGCGGACATCGGGGGCAACAACATCAGCCCGAAGGAGCTCTCCGGGCGGATCCGCGGCATGGACCGGTCCCGGCGGGCCCACCTCGCCGGACTCGCCGTCGGCAAGGCCGGCTCCGCCGTCGTCTTCGCCGGCCTGACCGTCCTCATCGCCCTCGCGGCGCTGTCGATCATCAACGTGCCCTTCCTCACGGCGATGGCCCTCGCAGCCGCCGCGACGGTCGCCATCGCGGTGCTCATCGCGATCACCCTCCTCCCCGCGATCCTCGGGCTCGCCGGGACGAAGGTCTTCGCCCTGCGCGCCCCGGTCGTCCGCGCGCCGGACCCGGAGGACGAGAAGCCGACGACGGGCCTGCGGTGGATCCGCCTCGTCCGCGGCCGGCCGGTGCTCTTCGCCGCCGCGAGCGTCATCGTACTCATCCTCCTCGCCCTGCCCGCCCTCAACCTGCGGCTCGCGATGCCGACCGACGGCAGCATGAGCCCGGGCAGCCCGAACCGCGTCGCGTACGACATCACCTCCGAGGCCTTCGGCCCCGGGCGCAACGCACCGATGATCGCGCTCGTCGAACCCTCCGACGGCGCGGATCAGAAGCAGTCCCAGGCGACCTACGCCGCCGCCGTCCGGGACCTCCAGTCCACCGAGGGCGTGGAGAACGCCCAGATCACGAAGCTGTCCGAGGACGGCTCCGCCGCGATGGTCCTCGTCACGCCGACCGTCGGCGCGACCGACGAGCAGGCGTCGGAGATCCTCGGCCGGATCCGTGACGGCCAGGACGGGTTCCACGACGAGACCGGCGGCACGTACTCCGTCACCGGGGCGACGCCGATCTTCGAGGACATCTCCCACCGGCTGTCGAGCGCGCTGCTGCCGTACGTCGCCATCGTCCTCGTGCTCGCGTTCCTGCTGCTCATGGTCGTGTTCCGCTCGATCTGGGTGCCGCTCGTCGCCGCCCTCGGTTTCGCCCTGTCCGTCGCCGCGACGTTCGGTGTGACCGTGGCGCTGTGGCAGCAGGGCTGGGCCGGGATCATCTCCGACCCGCAGCCGATCATCTCCTTCCTGCCGATCATGCTCATCGGTCTCGTCTTCGGCCTGGCGATGGACTACCAGGTCTTCCTCGTGACCCGCATGCGGGAGGGCTACGTCCACGGCAAGACCGCGGGCAACGCGGTCGCCAACGGGTTCAAGCACGGCGCGCGCGTCGTGACCTCGGCCGCGCTCATCATGATGAGCGTCTTCGCGGCGTTCATGTTCATGGACCAGCCGTTCATCAAGGTCATGGGCTTCGCCCTCGCCACGGCCGTGCTGTTCGACGCGTTCATCATCCGCATGACCGTGATCCCGGCGGTGATGTTCCTCCTCGGCGACCGTGCGTGGGCGCTGCCCCGGTGGCTGGACCGGATCCTGCCGTCCGTCGACATCGAGGGCGAGAAGCTCGCCACCGGTGACGCCGCGACGACCGGGTCCGCCGCCGGCGCCGACGACACCGCCACGGCGCACGCCGCGACGTCCGCGACCTCCGGGGACACCGACGGGCACACTCCCGACGCCCCCTCCGGAACCGCCCGCCCCGCGGGCGGGGAATAG
- a CDS encoding dihydroxyacetone kinase family protein, with protein sequence MPTEDAHSTRQPIRSFRNDPADFLPEALGGFVASHPDAEWHDSGFIARRSPVVTLAGDPAVSVISGGGSGHEPMHAGFLGAGMLSAVCPGLMFTSPNAVQITEATRWADQGAGVLHVVKNYTGDVMNFTVARQAVEDVDTRVVLVDDDVATDPAVHADDATGDDGDSEGPGRRGTGATIIVEKVAGAAAHRGDSLDDVARIGQWVADNSRSMAVALAPGHLPTSGRDTFDLNEGAMEVGVGIHGERGVSREGVARADTIVDRLLSAVTEALAIGTAEGAAGTGSRDEVICLVNGLGGTTPLELSLVYGSALRWLADHGITVRRGIVGTLVTSVNMAGVSLTLTRATDEVVDLLDATTDAPAWPRVLGTEAEYAPASMSFDDDMPTSGGTNEWLSGVVERVKGATDDLTELDRLAGDGDFGTNMDAAFGEVSVPVKGDDAEVLQALSHRLFIRAGGTSGAVLGTLFRELAAAMRGDTADADATPAQRLATGLTRAHEAITELGGAKQGDNTLVDALIPAAEAVNGAAKNAPDDMEGALAAGYSAAEKGALSTREMVAKKGRASYLGDASKGVVDPGAIVVAWIFGGSGKVSDFTS encoded by the coding sequence ATGCCGACCGAAGACGCGCACAGCACCCGACAGCCCATCCGATCGTTCCGCAACGACCCGGCGGACTTCCTCCCCGAGGCCCTCGGCGGGTTCGTCGCCTCGCACCCCGACGCGGAGTGGCACGACAGCGGGTTCATCGCCCGCCGGTCCCCCGTCGTCACGCTCGCAGGCGACCCGGCCGTGTCCGTCATCTCCGGCGGAGGCTCCGGCCACGAGCCGATGCACGCCGGCTTCCTCGGGGCGGGCATGCTCTCGGCCGTGTGCCCGGGCCTCATGTTCACCTCCCCGAACGCGGTGCAGATCACCGAGGCCACCCGGTGGGCCGACCAGGGCGCCGGCGTGCTCCACGTCGTGAAGAACTACACCGGTGACGTCATGAACTTCACCGTCGCCCGCCAGGCGGTCGAGGACGTCGACACCCGCGTCGTCCTCGTCGACGACGACGTCGCCACCGACCCGGCCGTCCACGCCGACGACGCGACCGGCGACGACGGGGACAGCGAGGGGCCCGGCCGCCGCGGCACCGGCGCGACGATCATCGTCGAGAAGGTCGCCGGGGCCGCCGCCCACCGCGGCGACTCCCTCGACGACGTCGCCCGGATCGGCCAGTGGGTCGCCGACAACTCCCGCAGCATGGCCGTCGCCCTCGCCCCCGGCCACCTGCCCACCAGCGGCCGCGACACCTTCGACCTCAACGAGGGCGCCATGGAGGTCGGCGTGGGCATCCACGGCGAACGCGGCGTCTCCCGTGAGGGCGTCGCCCGGGCCGACACGATCGTCGACCGGCTCCTCAGCGCCGTCACGGAGGCCCTCGCGATCGGCACCGCCGAGGGCGCGGCCGGCACCGGCAGCCGCGACGAGGTCATCTGCCTCGTCAACGGCCTCGGCGGCACGACGCCGCTCGAGCTCAGCCTCGTCTACGGGTCCGCGCTGCGGTGGCTCGCCGACCACGGGATCACCGTGCGCCGGGGCATCGTCGGCACCCTCGTGACGTCCGTGAACATGGCCGGGGTGTCCCTCACCCTCACCCGGGCCACCGACGAGGTCGTCGACCTTCTCGACGCGACGACGGACGCCCCCGCGTGGCCGCGCGTCCTCGGCACCGAGGCGGAGTACGCGCCGGCGTCGATGAGCTTCGACGACGACATGCCCACCTCCGGGGGCACGAACGAGTGGCTGAGCGGCGTCGTCGAGCGCGTCAAGGGGGCGACCGACGACCTCACCGAGCTCGACCGCCTCGCCGGCGACGGCGACTTCGGCACGAACATGGACGCCGCCTTCGGCGAGGTGTCCGTGCCGGTCAAGGGTGACGACGCCGAGGTCCTCCAGGCCCTCTCCCACCGGCTGTTCATCCGCGCCGGCGGCACGTCCGGCGCCGTGCTCGGCACCCTCTTCCGCGAGCTCGCCGCCGCCATGCGCGGCGACACCGCCGACGCCGACGCCACGCCCGCGCAGCGCCTGGCCACCGGCCTCACCCGCGCGCACGAGGCGATCACCGAGCTCGGCGGGGCGAAGCAGGGCGACAACACGCTCGTCGACGCGCTCATCCCCGCCGCCGAGGCCGTCAACGGTGCCGCGAAGAACGCGCCCGACGACATGGAGGGTGCGCTCGCCGCCGGGTACTCCGCCGCGGAGAAGGGCGCGCTGTCGACCCGCGAGATGGTCGCCAAGAAGGGCCGCGCGTCCTACCTGGGCGATGCGTCGAAGGGCGTCGTCGACCCGGGCGCGATCGTCGTGGCGTGGATCTTCGGCGGGTCCGGGAAGGTCAGCGACTTCACGTCGTAG
- a CDS encoding peptide chain release factor 3, which produces MSETATTTEAQRRRTFAVIAHPDAGKSTLTEALALHAHVIAEAGAVHGKAGRKATVSDWMEMEKDRGISVASSALQFEYAPEGHEGEPYMINLVDTPGHADFSEDTYRVLTAVDAAVMLIDGAKGLEPQTLKLFRVCKARGLPIITVVNKWDRPGRTPLELVDEIVREIGLQPTPLYWPVGEAGDFRGLARLVDDGEVAEYIHFLRTAGGSTIAPEEHYDPDAAADKEGDVWETAVEEAELLAADGAVHDEDLFLECTTSPLIFASAMLNFGVHQILDTLCALAPSPGPRRSDPAVLEAASGASGAVDEVREPADDFSGVVFKVQAGMDRNHRDKLAFMRVVSGEFTRGMQVTHAQSGRSFSTKYALTVFGRTRSTVEAAYPGDIVGLVNAGALAPGDTIYSGRKVQFTPMPQFAPEHFRTLRAKSLGSYKQFRKALDQLDSEGVVQVLRNDLRGDAAPVMAAVGPMQFEVMQARMLNEYNVETVTENVPYQVARRTDAASAAELGRQRGVEIFTRTDGELIALFGDKWKLAFVQKEHPELTMEPLVAD; this is translated from the coding sequence ATGAGCGAGACCGCCACGACCACCGAGGCGCAGCGTCGCCGCACGTTCGCGGTCATCGCGCACCCGGACGCGGGAAAGTCCACGCTCACGGAGGCCCTCGCGCTCCACGCGCACGTCATCGCGGAGGCCGGGGCGGTGCACGGCAAGGCCGGGCGGAAGGCGACGGTCTCGGACTGGATGGAGATGGAGAAGGACCGCGGGATCTCGGTCGCCTCCTCGGCCCTGCAGTTCGAGTACGCCCCGGAGGGCCACGAGGGCGAGCCGTACATGATCAACCTCGTGGACACGCCCGGCCACGCGGACTTCTCCGAGGACACGTACCGGGTGCTCACGGCGGTCGACGCCGCGGTGATGCTCATCGACGGCGCGAAAGGCCTGGAGCCGCAGACCCTCAAGCTGTTCCGCGTGTGCAAGGCCCGCGGCCTGCCGATCATCACGGTGGTGAACAAATGGGACCGCCCGGGCCGCACCCCGCTCGAGCTGGTGGACGAGATCGTCCGGGAGATCGGCCTCCAGCCGACGCCGCTGTACTGGCCCGTCGGCGAGGCCGGAGACTTCCGGGGCCTCGCGCGGCTCGTCGACGACGGTGAGGTCGCGGAGTACATCCACTTCCTCCGCACCGCCGGCGGCTCGACGATCGCCCCCGAGGAGCACTACGACCCCGACGCCGCCGCGGACAAGGAGGGTGACGTCTGGGAGACGGCGGTCGAGGAGGCCGAGCTGCTCGCCGCCGACGGCGCGGTGCACGACGAGGACCTGTTCCTGGAGTGCACGACGTCGCCGCTGATCTTCGCCTCGGCGATGCTGAACTTCGGCGTGCACCAGATCCTCGACACGTTGTGCGCGCTCGCCCCGTCCCCCGGCCCCCGGCGGTCGGACCCGGCGGTCCTCGAGGCGGCGTCGGGCGCGTCGGGTGCCGTCGACGAGGTCCGGGAGCCGGCGGACGACTTCTCCGGCGTCGTGTTCAAGGTCCAGGCCGGCATGGACCGCAACCACCGCGACAAGTTGGCGTTCATGCGCGTCGTCTCGGGCGAGTTCACGCGCGGTATGCAGGTCACGCACGCGCAGTCCGGCCGGTCATTCTCCACGAAGTACGCGCTGACGGTCTTCGGCCGCACGCGCAGCACGGTCGAGGCGGCGTACCCGGGCGACATCGTCGGCCTCGTCAACGCGGGTGCCCTGGCCCCGGGTGACACGATCTACTCCGGCCGGAAGGTCCAGTTCACGCCGATGCCGCAGTTCGCCCCGGAGCACTTCCGAACCCTGCGGGCGAAGTCGCTGGGCTCGTACAAGCAGTTCCGCAAGGCCCTCGACCAGCTGGATTCGGAGGGTGTGGTCCAGGTGCTGCGCAACGACCTGCGTGGCGACGCCGCCCCGGTCATGGCGGCCGTCGGCCCGATGCAGTTCGAGGTCATGCAGGCCCGGATGCTCAACGAGTACAACGTCGAGACGGTCACGGAGAACGTGCCCTACCAGGTCGCGCGCCGGACGGACGCGGCGTCGGCGGCGGAGCTCGGCCGGCAGCGCGGGGTGGAGATCTTCACCCGCACGGACGGCGAGCTCATCGCGTTGTTCGGTGACAAGTGGAAGCTCGCGTTCGTGCAGAAGGAGCATCCGGAGCTCACGATGGAGCCGCTCGTCGCGGACTGA
- the pth gene encoding aminoacyl-tRNA hydrolase has translation MAQSAPGGDRPWLIVGLGNPGEKYAATRHNVGYMVVDEILGDILPVPGSLKQHKRTNSLICETRVTASASGRAAGSAASAGDGVPVVLARSRGYMNLSGGAVGALASFFRVPPAQVVVVHDELDLDPGVVRVKLGGGENGHNGLKSTTQALGTRDYVRVRVGIGRPPGRMDPAAYVLKPFTRAELDDLPVTVADAADAVRLVVTRGVEAAQNEIHARH, from the coding sequence GTGGCACAGTCAGCCCCCGGCGGGGACCGCCCGTGGCTCATCGTCGGGCTGGGGAACCCGGGTGAGAAGTACGCGGCGACGCGGCACAACGTCGGGTACATGGTCGTCGACGAGATCCTCGGCGACATCCTGCCCGTGCCCGGCTCCCTCAAGCAGCACAAGCGGACCAACAGTCTCATCTGTGAGACGCGGGTGACCGCGTCCGCGTCCGGGCGGGCCGCCGGGTCCGCCGCGTCCGCCGGGGACGGGGTCCCCGTGGTCCTCGCCCGCAGCCGGGGCTACATGAACCTCTCGGGCGGGGCCGTGGGGGCGTTGGCGTCGTTCTTCCGGGTGCCACCGGCGCAGGTCGTCGTCGTCCACGACGAGCTCGACCTCGACCCCGGCGTCGTGCGGGTGAAACTCGGCGGCGGGGAGAACGGGCACAACGGCCTGAAGTCGACGACCCAGGCCCTGGGCACCCGCGACTACGTGCGGGTGCGCGTCGGCATCGGCCGGCCCCCGGGGCGCATGGACCCGGCGGCGTACGTGCTCAAGCCCTTCACCCGGGCGGAGCTCGACGACCTCCCGGTCACGGTGGCCGACGCCGCGGACGCCGTGCGGCTCGTCGTCACCCGCGGCGTGGAGGCCGCGCAGAACGAGATCCACGCGCGGCACTGA
- a CDS encoding glycerol dehydrogenase, translating to MSNTIPTVDKMYTSPARYVQGVDLIDRAASYLKPLGSTPLIIADEVVWGIAGEKLQESLKKDGMEASHEIFAGEASMNEIDRITGIAKESGSDVIIGLGGGKTIDTARAVADHSGHPVAIFPTAVSADAPTARVSVIYTDDGVFDSYLFYNRNPELVAIDTRVIANAPVRTLRSGIGDALATSVEARAVNRANSRRMDDTARPTLAGLALAEKCEETLFAYAHQALRDNEEHIVSHALENICEANTLLSGLGFENGGLAAVHAIHNGFTALDGDIHHMTHGEKVAFGIGVQLMLEGAPEEEADRYIGFLQSVGLPTTLEEIHLKDASDEDLMKIAELACSEGETLKQMPGQYTPGDVVEAIKAADAYARALHARS from the coding sequence ATGTCCAACACCATCCCCACCGTCGACAAGATGTACACGAGCCCGGCACGGTACGTGCAGGGCGTCGACCTCATCGACCGCGCCGCCTCCTACCTCAAGCCGCTCGGGTCGACCCCGCTCATCATCGCCGACGAGGTCGTGTGGGGCATCGCCGGTGAGAAGCTCCAGGAGTCCCTGAAGAAGGACGGCATGGAGGCGAGCCACGAGATCTTCGCCGGCGAGGCCTCGATGAACGAGATCGACCGCATCACCGGCATCGCCAAGGAGTCCGGCTCCGACGTCATCATCGGCCTCGGCGGTGGCAAGACGATCGACACCGCCCGCGCGGTCGCCGACCACTCCGGCCACCCGGTCGCCATCTTCCCGACGGCCGTCTCCGCCGACGCCCCGACCGCCCGCGTGTCCGTCATCTACACCGACGACGGCGTCTTCGACTCCTACCTCTTCTACAACCGCAACCCGGAGCTCGTCGCCATCGACACCCGTGTCATCGCGAACGCCCCGGTGCGCACCCTCCGGTCCGGCATCGGCGACGCCCTCGCGACGTCCGTCGAGGCCCGCGCCGTCAACCGCGCGAACTCCCGCCGCATGGACGACACGGCCCGCCCGACGCTCGCCGGCCTCGCCCTCGCCGAGAAGTGCGAGGAGACCCTCTTCGCGTACGCCCACCAGGCGCTCCGCGACAACGAGGAGCACATCGTCAGCCACGCGCTGGAGAACATCTGCGAGGCGAATACCCTCCTGTCCGGCCTGGGCTTCGAGAACGGCGGCCTCGCCGCCGTCCACGCGATCCACAACGGCTTCACCGCCCTCGACGGGGACATCCACCACATGACCCACGGCGAGAAGGTCGCCTTCGGCATCGGCGTGCAGCTCATGCTCGAGGGCGCCCCGGAGGAGGAGGCGGACCGCTACATCGGCTTCCTCCAGTCCGTGGGCCTGCCGACGACCCTCGAGGAGATCCACCTCAAGGACGCCTCCGACGAGGACCTCATGAAGATCGCGGAGCTCGCCTGCTCCGAGGGTGAGACCCTCAAGCAGATGCCGGGGCAGTACACCCCGGGCGACGTCGTCGAGGCCATCAAGGCCGCCGACGCCTACGCCCGCGCCCTGCACGCGCGCTCCTAG
- a CDS encoding TetR/AcrR family transcriptional regulator — translation MTTKIPDGRKTLREQKKEETRRQLSLAAVSLLTTEGDDRTTVAAIAERAGVSPRTFHNYFARREEAFFHFIETILDEWQAEFLAAPRDEPPVCTFRRVFLHTVEGQAALSADVGGPGSGAQPFGDGPGPSDGIPPYQLMGLGDHIAVALGPEDKERAKDLFRTLADLIHRRSDGALSPFRARVLLAMCLAAAGATLETFVLEHADGAADGAAGGAADASGPAGPRSFTDLLDEALDIVARGV, via the coding sequence GTGACGACGAAGATCCCCGACGGGCGGAAGACCCTGCGCGAACAGAAGAAGGAGGAGACCCGGCGTCAGCTCTCGCTGGCCGCCGTCTCCCTCCTGACCACGGAGGGTGACGACCGCACGACCGTCGCCGCCATCGCCGAGCGCGCCGGCGTCTCCCCCCGCACGTTCCACAACTACTTCGCCCGCCGCGAGGAGGCGTTCTTCCACTTCATCGAGACGATCCTCGACGAGTGGCAGGCTGAGTTCCTCGCCGCACCCCGGGACGAGCCGCCCGTGTGCACGTTCCGCCGGGTGTTCCTCCACACCGTGGAGGGGCAGGCGGCGCTCAGCGCGGACGTCGGTGGCCCGGGTTCCGGGGCACAGCCCTTCGGCGACGGCCCCGGCCCGAGCGACGGCATCCCGCCGTACCAGCTCATGGGCCTCGGCGACCACATCGCCGTCGCCCTCGGCCCGGAGGACAAGGAGCGGGCGAAGGACCTCTTCCGCACGCTCGCCGACCTCATCCACCGGCGGTCGGACGGCGCACTCTCGCCGTTCCGGGCGCGGGTCCTCCTCGCGATGTGCCTCGCCGCCGCCGGGGCGACGCTCGAGACGTTCGTCCTCGAGCACGCCGACGGTGCGGCTGACGGGGCGGCCGGCGGTGCGGCCGACGCCTCCGGCCCGGCCGGCCCGAGGTCGTTCACGGACCTCCTCGACGAGGCCCTCGACATCGTCGCCCGCGGCGTCTAG
- a CDS encoding DUF5808 domain-containing protein, whose protein sequence is MNVLSAMTAVAGVLPIGVVMWLLPTLSQPTVPLGVSVPAARADDPAVRSATGRYRQRVLTATAVAVVCVFLLAVPDGEVWSWLTPLVPTLGLIAVGTAAWLAGRAQLRRVRDRDDWYGDVRTGVVGSVVGGAGSSVTRIVTPGVPWIWYVASLAVTVAATVTLAGRWGSIPETVVTHLDRFGRPDGWGSRSIGDVFLAQWFALGVTVVMIGVAVALSRIDVRARSAVSAPARARTAVSLSVVQEGLAVLTLLLSLGFAAVGLTTALPELQAWTTAAVALMTVGSVVAVLGMLVAVVVRVRTVDDAARRGAVADAGVRTPGGDVVEPLDHGAYYKAGMIYHNPDDPAVFVDRRHGVGVTVNTATWQGKALLAALVALVVVVVAVVLAAAV, encoded by the coding sequence ATGAACGTCCTGTCCGCGATGACCGCTGTCGCCGGCGTCCTCCCGATCGGGGTGGTGATGTGGCTGCTCCCCACCCTCTCTCAGCCGACCGTGCCACTCGGGGTGTCCGTCCCCGCCGCGCGCGCCGACGACCCCGCGGTGCGGTCCGCGACCGGGCGGTACCGGCAGCGGGTCCTCACCGCCACGGCGGTGGCGGTGGTCTGCGTGTTCCTGCTGGCCGTCCCCGACGGCGAGGTGTGGTCGTGGCTCACCCCGCTCGTCCCGACCCTCGGGTTGATCGCCGTGGGGACCGCGGCCTGGCTCGCCGGACGCGCGCAGCTCCGGCGGGTGCGGGACCGCGATGACTGGTACGGCGATGTCAGAACCGGGGTGGTCGGCTCCGTCGTCGGTGGCGCGGGCAGCTCGGTGACCCGCATCGTCACCCCCGGGGTCCCGTGGATCTGGTACGTCGCGTCGTTGGCGGTGACCGTGGCGGCGACGGTCACGCTGGCCGGGCGGTGGGGCTCGATCCCGGAGACGGTCGTCACGCACCTCGACAGGTTCGGGCGGCCCGACGGGTGGGGGTCCCGGTCGATCGGTGACGTCTTCCTCGCCCAGTGGTTCGCGCTGGGTGTCACGGTCGTGATGATCGGGGTCGCTGTCGCGCTGTCGCGGATCGACGTCCGGGCCCGGTCCGCCGTGAGCGCGCCCGCCCGCGCCCGCACGGCTGTGTCACTCTCGGTGGTGCAGGAGGGGCTCGCGGTCCTCACGCTCCTCCTGTCGCTCGGGTTCGCCGCCGTCGGGCTGACCACGGCCCTCCCCGAACTGCAGGCGTGGACGACCGCGGCGGTCGCCCTGATGACGGTGGGGTCGGTGGTCGCGGTGCTGGGAATGCTGGTGGCGGTCGTCGTCCGGGTGCGGACGGTGGACGACGCCGCCCGCCGCGGCGCCGTCGCGGACGCCGGGGTGCGCACGCCGGGTGGTGACGTCGTCGAACCCCTCGACCACGGGGCGTACTACAAGGCCGGGATGATCTACCACAACCCCGACGACCCGGCGGTGTTCGTGGACAGGCGGCACGGGGTCGGTGTGACGGTGAACACCGCGACGTGGCAGGGCAAGGCCCTCCTCGCGGCGCTGGTGGCGCTGGTCGTGGTCGTGGTCGCGGTGGTGCTCGCGGCCGCGGTGTGA
- a CDS encoding GntR family transcriptional regulator yields the protein MTVVIDPHSPVPIFRQLHDRIVEAIARGDIPDGTRLDPVRSVATEFAVNPATVKKAYDLLQSDGVVRTSRREGSVVTLRDRPTDDARARITAELTTMLARARCQGMSADDLAGITREVIAGFTASPAV from the coding sequence ATGACGGTCGTCATTGACCCGCATTCCCCGGTCCCGATCTTCCGGCAGCTCCACGACCGCATCGTGGAGGCCATCGCGCGCGGCGACATCCCCGACGGCACCCGTCTCGACCCGGTGCGCAGCGTCGCCACCGAGTTCGCCGTGAACCCCGCGACGGTGAAGAAGGCCTACGACCTGCTCCAGTCCGACGGTGTCGTGCGGACCAGCCGACGGGAGGGGAGCGTGGTCACCCTGCGCGACCGGCCGACGGACGACGCCCGCGCGCGCATCACCGCGGAGCTCACGACGATGCTCGCCCGCGCCCGGTGCCAGGGGATGAGCGCCGACGACCTCGCCGGGATCACGCGGGAGGTCATCGCCGGGTTCACGGCGTCGCCGGCGGTGTGA